Proteins encoded by one window of Arachis ipaensis cultivar K30076 chromosome B04, Araip1.1, whole genome shotgun sequence:
- the LOC107635910 gene encoding L-ascorbate oxidase homolog — protein MGACYAHSCSFILVAAIAFFCVGSVNSENPYRFFTWKVTYGDIYPLGVKQQGILINGQFPGPTIDAVTNDNLIISVYNYLIEPFLISWNGLQNRRNSWQDGVEGTNCPIPPGKNFTYVIQLKDQIGSFFYFPSLKMQKAAGGFGAIRIWSRPGIPVPFPPPAQDYIILAGDWYKRGHHKLMHSLWRGHNLPFPDGLVINGRGWNGITFTVDQGNTYRLRISNVGLTTSINMRIQGHKMKLVEVEGSHTIQNTYSSLDIHLGQTYSVLVTADQPPKDYYIVVSTRFTRRVLTTTAILHYSDSNRHLSTTPPRGPTQDIASSLYQAKTIRWNLTASGPRPNPQGSYPYGLIKPTRTIILANSAHFINGKQRYAVNGVSYVAPDTPLKLADYFNIPGVFSVGTIPTTPSRGTNNAYLQTSVMGASFHDFVEIVFQNGEKSVQSWHLDGHSFFVVGFGSGRWTPQSRAHYNLRDAVYRCTTQVYPKSWTAIYVALDNVGMWNLRSENWGRQYLGQQLYVRVHTPSKSFRDELPIPKNALLCGRARGRYTRPF, from the exons ATGGGAGCATGCTATGCTCATTCTTGTTCCTTCATTCTTGTTGCTGCcattgcattcttttgtgttgGCAGTGTCAACTCTGAAAACCCATACAGGTTCTTCACTTGGAAGGTCACCTATGGTGACATTTATCCTCTTGGTGTTAAGCAACAG GGGATCTTGATTAATGGGCAATTCCCAGGGCCCACTATAGATGCGGTTACAAATGATAACCTGATCATCAGTGTCTATAACTACCTTATAGAACCATTCCTCATTTCATG GAATGGATTACAGAATAGGAGGAACTCATGGCAGGATGGAGTTGAAGGCACAAACTGTCCAATCCCACCAGGGAAGAACTTCACTTATGTTATTCAGCTCAAAGACCAGATTGGAAGCTTCTTCTACTTCCCTTCTCTTAAAATGCAAAAAGCCGCCGGAGGATTCGGCGCCATCAGGATCTGGAGCCGGCCAGGGATTCCGGTTCCTTTTCCTCCTCCTGCTCAGGACTACATCATACTTGCTGGAGATTGGTACAAGAGAGGCCATCAT AAATTGATGCATAGCCTATGGCGTGGTCATAATCTTCCTTTTCCTGATGGACTTGTTATCAATGGACGTGGTTGGAATGGAATCACATTCACTGTTGATCAAG GTAATACATATAGATTGCGGATATCAAATGTGGGGTTGACAACATCAATCAACATGAGAATCCAAGGGCACAAGATGAAACTTGTGGAGGTAGAAGGGTCTCACACCATACAGAACACTTACTCTTCCCTTGACATCCATCTTGGACAGACCTATTCTGTTCTTGTCACTGCTGATCAACCTCCAAAGGATTACTACATAGTTGTCTCCACTAGATTCACCAGAAGGGTACTCACCACCACTGCAATTCTTCACTATAGCGACTCAAATCGGCATCTATCTACTACTCCTCCCCGAGGGCCTACCCAAGATATTGCTTCCTCTCTTTATCAAGCCAAAACTATACG TTGGAATCTGACAGCAAGTGGACCAAGACCAAACCCACAAGGATCATACCCCTACGGACTAATCAAACCAACAAGAACCATAATTCTGGCAAACTCTGCTCATTTCATAAATGGAAAACAGAGGTATGCTGTGAATGGTGTGTCATATGTTGCACCAGATACACCATTGAAGCTAGCTGACTACTTCAACATCCCTGGAGTTTTCTCTGTTGGGACCATCCCTACCACCCCTTCAAGGGGAACCAATAATGCCTACCTCCAAACCTCTGTGATGGGGGCAAGTTTCCATGACTTTGTGGAGATTGTGTTCCAAAATGGAGAGAAGTCTGTGCAGTCATGGCATCTTGATGGACATTCCTTCTTTGTTGTAGG GTTCGGTAGTGGAAGGTGGACACCTCAAAGTAGAGCACATTACAATCTGAGAGATGCTGTATATAGATGCACCACTCAG GTGTACCCCAAGTCATGGACAGCAATATACGTGGCACTAGACAACGTGGGAATGTGGAACTTAAGGTCTGAGAATTGGGGAAGGCAATACTTGGGGCAGCAACTGTATGTGAGGGTACACACACCTTCCAAATCATTCAGAGATGAACTTCCGATCCCAAAGAATGCACTCCTTTGTGGCAGGGCAAGGGGTCGCTACACTAGGCCTTTTTAA
- the LOC107638633 gene encoding 5'-adenylylsulfate reductase 3, chloroplastic, with product MALAVTSSSSSTAASTSFFSRIASSSDPKAPQIGSFKVPERPNGSSGVVNLTQRRSLVMRVNAEPQRRDSIVPLAATIATPEVSEKQDEEDYEQLARDLENASPLEIMDKALEKFGNDIAIAFSGAEDVALIEYAHLTGRPFRVFSLDTGRLNPETYRLFDDVEKRYGIHIEYMFPDAVEVQALVRTKGLFSFYEDGHQECCRVRKVRPLRRALKGLKAWITGQRKDQSPGTRSEIPVVQVDPVFEGMDGGIGSLVKWNPVANVKGNDIWTFLRTMNVPVNALHSQGYVSIGCEPCTRPVLPGQHEREGRWWWEDAKAKECGLHKGNIKQDAAQLNGNGVAHENGTATDADIFDTQNVVSLSRSGIENLAKSEERKEPWVVVLYAPWCQFCQAMEQSYVELADKLAGSGVKVGKFRADGEQKEYAKSELQLGSFPTILLFPKHSSRPIKYPSEKRDVDSLMAFVNALR from the exons ATGGCGCTCGCTGttacttcctcctcttcttctaccGCCGCGTCAACCTCCTTCTTCTCCCGAATTGCTTCCTCCTCCGATCCCAAAG CTCCTCAAATTGGTTCCTTTAAGGTTCCAGAGAGACCAAATGGTTCGTCCGGAGTTGTTAATTTGACCCAAAGACGCTCCTTGGTGATGCGTGTCAACGCCGAGCCTCAACGTAGGGATTCCATTGTTCCTCTTGCTGCGACTATAGCAACTCCTG AGGTTAGTGAGAAGCAAGACGAGGAAGACTATGAGCAATTGGCGAGAGACCTTGAAAATGCTTCTCCTCTTGAGATAATGGACAAAGCCCTTGAGAAATTTGGCAACGACATCGCTATTGCCTTCAG TGGTGCTGAAGATGTTGCTTTGATTGAGTATGCACATTTGACTGGTCGGCCCTTCAGGGTATTCAGTTTGGACACTGGGAGGTTGAATCCAGAAACTTACAGACTTTTTGATGATGTTGAGAAGCGTTATGGAATTCACATTGAATACATGTTCCCGGATGCTGTTGAGGTTCAGGCCTTAGTAAGGACTAAGGGGCTCTTCTCGTTCTATGAGGATGGCCATCAAGAGTGCTGTCGAGTGAGGAAGGTGAGACCTTTAAGGAGGGCTCTGAAAGGTCTCAAGGCGTGGATAACTGGACAGAGAAAAGACCAGTCTCCTGGTACTAGGTCTGAGATACCTGTTGTCCAGGTTGATCCGGTTtttgaaggaatggatggtggaATTGGTAGCCTTGTAAAGTGGAACCCAGTTGCAAACGTGAAAGGCAACGACATATGGACCTTCCTTAGGACCATGAATGTGCCTGTTAATGCGTTGCATTCCCAAGGATATGTTTCAATTGGTTGTGAGCCATGCACGAGGCCAGTTTTACCTGGACAACATGAAAGGGAGGGAAGATGGTGGTGGGAGGATGCCAAAGCTAAGGAGTGTGGTCTTCACAAGGGAAATATAAAACAAGATGCGGCCCAGCTTAATGGAAATGGGGTTGCCCACGAGAACGGCACTGCCACAGATGCCGACATATTTGACACCCAAAATGTGGTTAGCTTGAGCAGGAGTGGAATTGAAAACTTGGCAaaatcagaggaacgaaaagaaCCATGGGTTGTTGTTCTGTATGCACCATGGTGCCAATTCTGTCAG GCTATGGAGCAATCATATGTTGAGTTGGCAGATAAGCTAGCAGGGTCAGGAGTGAAGGTTGGAAAATTCAGAGCGGATGGTGAGCAGAAAGAATATGCGAAGAGTGAGCTTCAACTGGGAAGCTTTCCCACAATACTCTTGTTCCCAAAACACTCTTCTCGGCCAATCAAGTATCCTTCCGAAAAGAGAGACGTTGATTCTTTGATGGCATTCGTGAATGCCCTCAGATGA
- the LOC107638632 gene encoding glucan endo-1,3-beta-glucosidase 1: protein MAKPNLNTLMIHTLLQLIIAFTQFPTSPLAESSNKNEPFVGVNIGTDVSNLLAPSEIVSFLKKQKITHIRIYDANPDILGALSGSNISVTISVPNNQLLGIGSSNTTALSWIRKNVVAYYPKTLIAGISVGDEVLTTVPSSAPLLLPALESLYTALVASKLENSIKISTPHSASIIQEPFPPSQAFFNQSLSSIILPLLQFLSRTGSPLMLNLYPYYVFMQNKDLVPLEYSLFKPLKSSKEMVDPNTLLHYTNVYDAMVDAAYFSMKNFNITDVVVLVTETGWPSKGDSKEPYATKENADTYNSNLIKHVFDRSGTPLHPETTSSVYIYELFNEDLRSEPVSEANWGLFYGNATPSYLLRVSGVGGFLANDSANQTYCVAMDGVDGKTLQAALDWACGPGRANCSDIQPGETCFEPNNVKNHASYAFDSYYHNQGKATESCDFKGVAMITTSDPSHGSCIFPGSKQLINNTKQVVNSTQSSNAGEKLSFMAFKSTQICASNNILYISLVAAFPFVFLFIL, encoded by the exons ATGGCAAAACCTAATCTTAACACCCTTATGATTCACACCCTCTTGCAGCTCATCATAGCCTTCACTCAGTTCCCGACATCACCACTAG CTGAATCCTCAAACAAGAACGAACCCTTCGTGGGAGTGAACATAGGAACTGATGTCTCAAACCTTCTTGCACCATCAGAGATAGTTTCGTTCCTGAAGAAGCAGAAGATAACACACATTCGAATCTACGACGCCAACCCGGACATCCTCGGAGCCTTGTCGGGTTCCAACATCAGCGTCACCATCAGCGTACCAAACAACCAGCTCCTCGGAATCGGTTCCTCCAACACCACCGCTCTTTCATGGATCCGAAAAAACGTCGTCGCTTACTACCCCAAAACTCTGATCGCCGGAATCTCCGTCGGCGACGAGGTGCTCACCACCGTGCCCTCCTCCGCCCCTCTCCTCCTCCCCGCCCTCGAATCCCTCTACACCGCACTCGTTGCATCAAAACTTGAAAACTCCATCAAAATCTCAACCCCTCACTCTGCTTCCATAATTCAAGAACCTTTTCCTCCTTCTCAAGCATTCTTCAACCAGAGCCTCTCCTCAATTATCCTCCCTCTCCTTCAGTTTCTCTCGAGAACCGGGTCGCCGTTAATGCTTAACCTTTACCCTTATTATGTGTTTATGCAAAACAAAGATTTGGTTCCTCTTGAATACTCACTCTTCAAGCCTTTGAAATCTTCTAAGGAAATGGTTGATCCCAATACTCTGCTTCATTATACCAACGTTTATGATGCTATGGTCGATGCTGCTTATTTCTCAATGAAGAATTTCAATATCACTGATGTTGTGGTCCTTGTAACCGAAACCGGTTGGCCTAGTAAGGGTGATTCAAAAGAACCGTATGCCACTAAAGAGAATGCTGATACTTATAACTCAAATTTGATAAAGCATGTTTTTGATCGGAGTGGGACACCATTACATCCGGAAACTACTTCCAGTGTGTATATATATGAGTTGTTCAATGAGGATTTGAGGTCTGAACCCGTTTCAGAAGCAAATTGGGGTTTGTTCTATGGAAATGCTACACCTTCTTACTTGCTTCGTGTGTCTGGTGTTGGGGGTTTTCTGGCAAATGATAGTGCTAATCAGACATACTGTGTTGCAATGGATGGTGTTGATGGCAAGACTCTTCAGGCGGCGTTGGATTGGGCTTGTGGTCCGGGCAGGGCCAATTGTTCTGATATTCAGCCTGGGGAGACTTGTTTTGAGCCTAATAATGTCAAGAACCATGCTTCTTATGCTTTTGATAGTTATTACCACAACCAAGGGAAGGCTACTGAGTCTTGTGACTTCAAGGGTGTAGCTATGATCACTACCAGTGACCCCA GTCACGGGAGCTGTATATTTCCTGGAAg CAAGCAACTGATCAACAATACCAAGCAAGTGGTGAATTCTACTCAGTCAAGCAATGCTGGGGAGAAGTTGAGTTTCATGGCCTTTAAGAGCACTCAAATTTGTGCAAGTAATAACATTTTGTACATCAGCTTGGTTGCTGCTTTCCCCTTTGTGTTTCTATTCATTTTGTGA